The Megalobrama amblycephala isolate DHTTF-2021 linkage group LG1, ASM1881202v1, whole genome shotgun sequence genome segment AAATAGAGAAAAAAGTGCAATTATATTATTACTTTGTATGAAAATACTTTGttcaaaagtaaataaaaataacaattgatGAACTGATTCCtgtgttttcagctcctccagaTGTGCATATGTTTGCAATAAGGTATATCAAGTACAAAACCAGGCTGAAACTCACCTGTATGGTCACTGGCTTCTACCACAAAGACCTGATGATGAACATTAGGAAATATCGAGCATCTCTGCCTGAAAATGAGATTAAATCCACAGGAATCAGACCGAACCATGATGGATCATTCCAGATGAAGAAGAGTGTGGAGATCAAGGAGGGGGATGAAAGAGCAGTATATTATTGTTGGGTGTTACACAAATCCCTCAAAGAACCAATTATCAACATATGGGGTAATTAAAGCAGTTACACAGAGAAGCAGAAATATCACCTGAtattagaataaaaaataattttaagttgtaaatttgtattttcttttttttttttttttttctatttttcatCTTCTTTGCATTTGTATAGATGGAAAATGCTGGGACTGCCCATCAGAGATTCCCACTGGAGCAGTGATTGGAGCTGAGCTTGTCCTGGcagcttttgtttttttggttttcaaAAGGATTAATGGTGAGTAGTGACTGATCAATGATGATCCACACACTATTGTTTTTGATTTTGTGTtgtaaaggaataattcacagTGAAGTGGATCAGTGGGTAGCGCGAGTGCCTGAAGACCTCTGAATCGagttaataaataaagatgTTTTTGAGAGAAGATTATAGTGGTTTGAAGTCTTAGAGTCTCTATTGATGAGAGTCATGCAAAATGGGCTCCATGAACAGTGTTGAAAACCACTTCCTTTCTGTCCTAGTGCTTTTAGATCAGGAATGTTCAATCCTGGAGGTTCTGGAGTTTAGCTCCAAATGAAATTCCAGTGCAGCAAAACATCCCCAGCTAAAACATACAACCAGATGCTTTCCTAAGCAGTTGCTTTAAACATTTATCAGGTAAATTTCAAGTAGAGTTATACCACAGTACTGTAGACCAGTGTTTCCCAACTCTGTTCCTGGATGCACACCAGCACTGGACTCCTTTATCTGACCCATATATTTCtggtcttggagtctctactaACAGGTTGATGAGTTTAAACCTGTTAAGTTCAAATGAATCTGGACTCAAAAGCGTAACAGACATAAATTGTCCAGTGTTGTAATAGAGTAGAAATACAACATTTCACTGCATCAGTATTGCAGTTCAAAATCTTGGATGTGAGCTTAAATCGCTGCTTATCCTCTGGTGAATATGCCCCTTTTACACATATCTcaagctatttttattttagaattaaCCAATAAATGCATCATTTGTCTGCCATGAATCTAAACTGGTCTCATGGATCTCATCAAAAAACTCAAGCTTTTCACAACCATCCAATTTTTTGCTTCATACTTTTTGTGTCCAAAATTTTTAGATAAATTATCTCATGCACAGCACTGTGAGATACACTTAGATTTTTCGCTGTTTCTCCAACAGGACGAGAAAGCACTGGTGAAATATCAGACGTCAAAGCTACTAGCTCTCAGGAGGATATTAACCCACTGGTAATTATATTCAGACAAGGGGCTTTTTGGGTGATTCCACCCCCACTGTCTGCCATCCATCCCACCCTCAATATTttgaatgattattattattatgctacttttattattaaattaatattacaattcaTTTGCCCCACAAAAATTTCATAGCGCATGACTGCATAACTGATGTGCTGTGATGATAATAGAAGGTCTTAGATTAGCTTAGAGAAACCAATGGAGTTTGAGCTTTTGTGGCAACTGTGGCTCCAGTTTGCACAATTCAAGAGCCCAAAATTATCCTGCACATGGACAGACATGCAggaagtgtttaaaaaaaattcactttgCTAAAGTTTGCCGGTCGGCTTCCGCTACACAAGCAGCACGGAGGAGACCCTCACCTGTCCGTAATGACTATACTGAGATCAGGCATGTATCAGCTGGTCAGGCAGCTTTTATAACATGTAC includes the following:
- the LOC125247597 gene encoding uncharacterized protein LOC125247597 isoform X2, with the translated sequence MFAIRYIKYKTRLKLTCMVTGFYHKDLMMNIRKYRASLPENEIKSTGIRPNHDGSFQMKKSVEIKEGDERAVYYCWVLHKSLKEPIINIWDGKCWDCPSEIPTGAVIGAELVLAAFVFLVFKRINGRESTGEISDVKATSSQEDINPLESGVDERNRPTLVHLQETKVPGPPHSFYQLAHMNTNYNSR
- the LOC125247597 gene encoding uncharacterized protein LOC125247597 isoform X1, which gives rise to MFAIRYIKYKTRLKLTCMVTGFYHKDLMMNIRKYRASLPENEIKSTGIRPNHDGSFQMKKSVEIKEGDERAVYYCWVLHKSLKEPIINIWDGKCWDCPSEIPTGAVIGAELVLAAFVFLVFKRINGRESTGEISDVKATSSQEDINPLESGVDERNRPTLVHLQETKVPGPPHSFYQVPAEKKILLETLDDLESDNIKRFKWHLKHRGLVPASLIENAVNTDVVDVMMNRFPLDGALILTVDILKEMDQNHLAEQIMKYLTLECIHYPSPHSFFKVRHQPSRYSLINSL